The following are encoded in a window of Brevibacillus sp. DP1.3A genomic DNA:
- a CDS encoding ABC transporter permease, translating to MKLFLKLVRDIKQSIGQFIAFVLVIAVGAFFYGGLVTYSNNLSSYTEGYFQEHNLSDLHVFYNQISINDVAVLSEIEGIKKVEGRYTFDATQAFEDEKASLKIHSIPVKNEINTIAIIEGRIPSKKNEILLDSRYAKEHLFQVGDEISINANERNFMFTISGLGENVEHAKKNEIQDHKTYGVAYISEETISEILGGLSYNEIMIDATEGYDIDKLGQSIEAQSKHLSYVNQVSKERTFSYSKIYETIQNNKLMSMVIPFILFLIVAIILFLTMSRMIDSQRNQVGIMKALGVKNRNIMLHYMGYPVLAGIIGSIIGCVIAALVFVPFVTASSARAYSLPGITYSLSFYSFIPPIIFSSAFGILACYLSGRTLLKERAAQAMRPKPPKKMKTLLIERIPGIWSHISYSYKLILRNIFLNKQKALASSIGVVVSTVLLITAFGTQSALQKVASQIEDVYTYDLRVDYTMGTSTDTVKLPSGMKNHYYLSTFPVEFMNGDEKDNATLVVTEKENTLIHFFDENENRITLDHSGVLVPKSYADKYHISAGNIIQITFKAPELKNKSVEMKVLHISTQYSNPSFYITPDYLKSFGIDYSPTSLFVQANSSVDLNSVRNFFEQDPHVETIADRNDLKKTAEYILKQNNFVFIMFIVCAVILSFGAIYTISSINIYERNRELATLKVLGYQKHKINRLIFFENMILTTFAILVALPISGYVYSMIVKALSSTHQQIPDQLTIPIMLVSVTLAYLLTILSNLLLRRKVTNINMIESLKGVD from the coding sequence ATGAAATTATTTTTAAAATTAGTAAGGGATATCAAGCAATCGATCGGGCAATTTATCGCCTTTGTTTTGGTTATCGCAGTAGGAGCCTTTTTCTATGGGGGGCTAGTCACTTATAGCAATAATCTTAGTTCTTATACAGAAGGTTATTTTCAAGAACATAACTTAAGCGACCTGCATGTATTTTACAATCAAATTTCCATAAATGATGTCGCTGTTTTAAGTGAAATAGAAGGCATTAAAAAAGTGGAAGGACGCTATACCTTTGATGCCACGCAAGCCTTTGAAGATGAAAAAGCTTCTTTGAAAATTCATTCCATCCCAGTCAAAAACGAAATAAACACGATTGCTATAATTGAGGGCAGAATCCCGTCAAAAAAGAATGAGATATTATTAGATTCTCGATATGCAAAAGAACATCTTTTTCAAGTCGGCGATGAAATCAGTATTAACGCGAATGAAAGAAATTTTATGTTTACCATTAGCGGCTTGGGTGAGAATGTCGAACATGCAAAAAAGAACGAAATACAAGACCATAAAACCTACGGAGTCGCTTATATTTCCGAAGAGACAATCTCTGAAATCTTAGGTGGTCTTTCCTATAATGAAATCATGATCGATGCTACAGAAGGATACGATATTGATAAATTGGGTCAATCCATTGAAGCACAATCCAAACACCTTTCTTATGTAAACCAAGTAAGTAAAGAACGGACTTTCAGCTATTCGAAAATATATGAAACGATCCAGAATAACAAATTGATGAGTATGGTTATCCCTTTCATTCTCTTTTTGATTGTAGCCATTATCCTGTTTCTTACCATGTCGAGAATGATTGACTCTCAAAGAAACCAAGTAGGGATTATGAAGGCTTTAGGTGTCAAAAACAGAAATATCATGCTTCATTACATGGGATACCCTGTGCTGGCAGGTATCATAGGTTCAATCATCGGTTGTGTTATTGCCGCTCTCGTATTTGTTCCATTCGTAACTGCATCGAGTGCAAGAGCCTACTCTCTGCCCGGCATTACATACTCCCTTTCTTTTTATTCTTTCATTCCTCCCATTATTTTCTCCAGTGCTTTTGGAATCCTAGCGTGTTACTTAAGTGGTAGAACCCTATTAAAAGAACGTGCGGCTCAGGCTATGCGTCCTAAACCGCCAAAGAAGATGAAAACGCTATTGATAGAAAGAATTCCGGGTATTTGGAGTCATATTTCCTATAGCTACAAGCTCATTTTAAGAAATATTTTCCTAAATAAACAAAAAGCTTTAGCGAGCTCAATTGGTGTTGTTGTAAGTACAGTCTTATTGATAACTGCTTTTGGCACTCAATCTGCCTTGCAAAAAGTAGCTAGCCAAATTGAAGATGTCTATACGTATGATTTACGAGTAGATTATACGATGGGGACATCTACTGATACGGTAAAGCTCCCCTCCGGTATGAAAAATCATTATTATCTATCCACCTTTCCTGTTGAATTCATGAACGGTGATGAAAAAGATAATGCCACTCTCGTAGTTACTGAAAAAGAAAACACCCTCATCCATTTCTTTGACGAAAATGAAAATCGGATCACTTTAGATCATAGTGGTGTGCTGGTACCAAAATCCTATGCCGACAAATATCATATTTCAGCAGGAAATATTATCCAAATTACGTTCAAAGCACCAGAGCTTAAAAATAAATCTGTAGAAATGAAGGTTTTACATATATCTACGCAGTATTCGAATCCTTCGTTTTATATCACACCAGACTATTTAAAGAGCTTTGGCATAGACTACAGCCCAACCTCGCTTTTCGTTCAAGCAAATAGCTCTGTAGATCTTAATAGCGTTCGTAACTTCTTTGAACAAGATCCTCATGTAGAAACGATTGCAGATAGAAATGATCTAAAGAAAACCGCTGAGTATATTTTGAAACAAAACAATTTTGTATTTATCATGTTTATTGTTTGCGCCGTCATCCTCTCTTTTGGCGCGATATACACAATCTCTTCCATCAACATTTATGAAAGGAATCGCGAGCTTGCAACACTTAAGGTACTAGGCTATCAAAAACATAAAATAAACAGACTTATCTTTTTTGAAAACATGATACTCACCACATTTGCGATCCTTGTAGCTTTACCGATAAGCGGTTACGTTTATTCCATGATTGTCAAGGCACTGTCTAGTACCCATCAACAAATCCCGGATCAATTAACTATTCCTATCATGTTGGTATCTGTTACTCTTGCCTACTTGCTTACGATTCTGTCCAATCTGCTGCTTCGGAGAAAAGTAACCAACATCAATATGATTGAATCATTAAAAGGAGTAGATTAA
- a CDS encoding DUF1259 domain-containing protein, producing MPKKVSLCEQFSRIIRGQFGFAGGKCVSTINRNQIKAIILGKRFRVTSSFSFESLNPKTGKALCLGRAAFLQKEVNPFITAIRNQGIKVSSVRNEWLFDRPRLIYVNIEAVDKPLAFARKVRRALDAIPS from the coding sequence ATGCCCAAAAAAGTCTCGCTTTGTGAGCAGTTCTCCAGAATTATCAGGGGGCAATTTGGCTTTGCTGGCGGAAAATGCGTCTCGACCATCAATCGAAATCAAATAAAAGCGATCATTTTGGGGAAAAGATTTCGCGTCACGTCTTCTTTTTCATTTGAATCCTTGAATCCAAAAACGGGTAAGGCCCTTTGTTTAGGGAGAGCTGCGTTCTTACAAAAAGAAGTCAATCCATTCATTACAGCCATTCGGAACCAAGGCATAAAAGTCTCGTCTGTCCGTAATGAATGGTTATTCGATCGTCCCCGCTTGATATATGTAAATATTGAAGCAGTTGATAAACCTCTTGCTTTCGCAAGAAAAGTAAGGCGAGCATTAGATGCCATTCCTTCATGA
- a CDS encoding TatD family hydrolase: MILLNTQIIDIGVNLMHRSFHQDRDEVVARAEKQGIYPLILTGTSLRNSMDASRYASRSKGKLYTTAGIHPHDAKSCDESTIKKLRELASLPHVVAIGECGLDYNRDFSPRDIQRKWFIEQISLATELQLPLFLHERDAHLDFVSILNEHRQNITRGVVHCFTGTSKELETYLEMDFHIGITGWICDERRGKHLRELVKKIPLNRLMIETDAPFLTPRDLKEKPVDGRNEPMYLRHILHAVAQCMGLSAEEVASATTKTAKEFFNV; this comes from the coding sequence TTGATTCTCTTGAATACACAGATCATCGATATAGGCGTTAACCTGATGCACCGCTCCTTTCACCAAGATCGCGATGAGGTCGTTGCCAGAGCAGAAAAACAAGGAATTTACCCGTTAATTTTGACAGGGACAAGCTTGAGAAACAGTATGGATGCCTCACGATATGCGAGTCGCTCCAAAGGAAAGCTGTACACTACGGCAGGGATTCATCCTCACGATGCAAAAAGCTGTGATGAATCGACGATCAAGAAATTAAGAGAACTGGCGTCTCTTCCCCATGTGGTAGCGATTGGAGAGTGCGGGCTGGATTATAATCGTGACTTCTCCCCGCGTGATATTCAAAGAAAGTGGTTCATTGAACAAATTTCCCTGGCCACAGAACTTCAACTACCGTTGTTTTTGCATGAACGCGATGCTCACCTTGATTTTGTCTCGATTCTTAACGAACATCGTCAAAATATCACTCGTGGGGTTGTACACTGTTTTACCGGAACCTCCAAGGAATTGGAAACTTATTTAGAAATGGACTTTCATATCGGGATTACGGGATGGATTTGTGATGAAAGACGTGGGAAACATCTTCGGGAGCTTGTCAAAAAGATTCCCTTGAATCGTTTGATGATTGAAACGGACGCGCCATTTTTAACCCCTCGTGATTTGAAAGAAAAGCCTGTAGATGGTCGGAATGAGCCAATGTATCTGAGACATATACTGCACGCAGTCGCACAATGCATGGGTTTGAGCGCTGAGGAAGTTGCCAGCGCTACTACCAAGACTGCGAAAGAATTTTTTAATGTATAG
- a CDS encoding response regulator transcription factor: MATILIVEDEIPINELIKRNLQAVGHRCISVMDGKAALEEMDKHEVDLVVLDIMLPEFDGYEVFRQIRGTPTIFLTAKSSLSDKVKGLTLGADDYLVKPFEMLELLARVDAVLRRTKKTSKTFELDGVRIEFESRQLFLHDHPVDYTPKEFDLLEVLVNNRNIALSREKLLELAWGYDYVGDTRTVDVHIQKLRKKLDMESRIKTVYKMGYRLEV; the protein is encoded by the coding sequence GTGGCAACCATCCTAATTGTCGAGGATGAGATTCCAATCAATGAGCTCATCAAAAGAAACCTGCAAGCAGTGGGACATAGATGTATTTCGGTAATGGACGGAAAAGCGGCACTGGAGGAGATGGACAAGCACGAGGTGGATCTCGTTGTCCTGGACATTATGCTGCCGGAGTTTGATGGATATGAGGTTTTCCGCCAAATTCGTGGGACGCCCACTATTTTTTTGACAGCGAAAAGCAGCCTGTCGGACAAGGTAAAGGGACTGACTCTCGGCGCAGATGACTACTTGGTGAAGCCTTTCGAGATGCTGGAACTGCTGGCGCGCGTAGATGCGGTGTTGCGACGAACCAAGAAAACAAGCAAGACGTTTGAACTGGATGGGGTCCGAATCGAATTTGAGAGCAGACAACTATTTCTCCATGATCATCCGGTAGATTACACCCCCAAGGAATTCGATTTGCTGGAAGTGCTCGTGAACAATCGCAATATCGCCCTCTCTCGGGAAAAGCTGCTGGAGCTCGCGTGGGGCTATGACTATGTCGGGGATACACGAACAGTGGATGTTCATATTCAAAAGCTGCGAAAAAAGCTGGACATGGAATCCCGAATTAAGACGGTCTATAAAATGGGGTATCGTCTTGAGGTCTAG